The following coding sequences lie in one Capnocytophaga stomatis genomic window:
- the guaB gene encoding IMP dehydrogenase translates to MNLQQNKIVGEGLTYDDVLLIPNYSEVLPRDVSITTQFTKNISLNVPIISAAMDTVTEAAMAIAMAREGGIGVLHKNMTIDEQAMQIRKVKRAESGMIIDPVTLHMGAKVADAQKSMKENSIGGIPIVDENGILKGIVTNRDLRFEQDGNRPIIEVMTSENLITANEGTSMKDAEKILQKNKIEKLPVVDKNNKLVGLITFRDIANLQEKSISNKDSYGRLRVAAALGVTADAVERATALVASGVDAVIIDTAHGHTQGVVSVLKAVKAKFPELDVVVGNIATPEAAIFLAQNGADAVKVGIGPGSICTTRVVAGVGYPQLSAVMGVANALKGSGVPVIADGGIRYTGDIVKAIAAGADCVMLGSLLAGTKESPGETIIFEGRKYKSYRGMGSVEAMKQGSKDRYFQDVEDDIKKLVPEGIVGRVAYKGELQESMHQFIGGLRAGMGYCGAKDIKTLQETGRFVRITASGIAESHPHNITITKEAPNYSR, encoded by the coding sequence ATGAATCTTCAACAAAATAAAATAGTAGGTGAAGGCTTAACCTACGATGACGTACTTCTTATTCCTAATTACTCTGAAGTATTACCAAGAGACGTTTCTATCACAACACAATTTACCAAAAACATTTCATTGAATGTCCCTATCATTTCGGCGGCTATGGATACTGTTACGGAAGCTGCTATGGCTATTGCTATGGCTCGTGAGGGCGGTATCGGAGTTTTGCATAAAAATATGACAATTGATGAGCAGGCAATGCAAATTCGCAAGGTAAAAAGAGCCGAAAGCGGAATGATTATTGATCCTGTAACGCTTCATATGGGTGCAAAAGTAGCAGATGCTCAGAAAAGTATGAAAGAAAACAGCATTGGCGGAATTCCTATTGTTGATGAAAACGGAATCTTAAAAGGAATTGTTACCAATCGTGATTTACGTTTTGAACAAGATGGAAATCGTCCTATAATTGAAGTTATGACTTCCGAAAATTTAATTACGGCAAATGAAGGAACTTCAATGAAAGATGCTGAGAAAATTTTACAAAAAAATAAAATTGAAAAACTTCCTGTAGTTGATAAAAACAATAAATTGGTTGGGCTTATTACCTTCCGTGATATTGCTAATCTGCAAGAAAAGTCTATTTCAAACAAAGATTCCTATGGCAGACTACGTGTTGCTGCTGCATTAGGCGTCACCGCTGATGCCGTAGAACGTGCAACAGCTTTGGTTGCCTCTGGAGTAGATGCCGTAATCATTGATACTGCTCACGGACATACTCAGGGAGTTGTTTCAGTTTTGAAAGCTGTTAAGGCGAAATTCCCTGAATTAGATGTCGTTGTTGGAAATATTGCAACCCCTGAGGCTGCTATCTTTTTGGCTCAAAATGGAGCTGATGCTGTTAAAGTAGGAATAGGACCTGGTTCTATTTGTACAACAAGAGTTGTTGCTGGTGTCGGATATCCACAACTTTCTGCTGTAATGGGAGTTGCCAATGCACTGAAAGGCTCTGGCGTTCCTGTTATCGCTGATGGAGGTATCCGCTATACAGGCGATATTGTTAAAGCAATTGCAGCAGGAGCAGATTGCGTTATGTTAGGCTCACTTTTAGCAGGAACTAAGGAATCTCCGGGAGAAACGATTATTTTTGAAGGAAGAAAATACAAGTCTTATCGTGGAATGGGTTCTGTTGAAGCTATGAAACAAGGAAGTAAAGACCGCTATTTCCAAGATGTTGAAGACGACATCAAAAAATTAGTTCCCGAAGGAATTGTAGGGCGAGTGGCATACAAGGGTGAATTGCAAGAAAGTATGCATCAGTTCATAGGAGGACTACGTGCAGGAATGGGATACTGCGGAGCTAAAGATATTAAAACTCTCCAAGAAACTGGACGTTTTGTAAGAATAACAGCAAGCGGTATAGCGGAAAGCCACCCACATAATATTACCATCACAAAAGAAGCTCCTAATTACTCGAGGTAA
- a CDS encoding DUF4286 family protein: protein MYIYNLTAVIGRNIHNQWLDWIKQIYIHKVYETNKIKSVRIFKIMNMENDITYAIHHETESPQDLLHFIKKEIPTLKQLSMENFGDKVLMFGTELKEISL from the coding sequence ATGTACATCTATAATTTAACTGCGGTTATAGGGAGAAATATCCACAATCAATGGCTGGACTGGATTAAACAAATATATATCCATAAGGTTTATGAAACAAACAAAATCAAATCAGTGAGGATTTTCAAAATTATGAATATGGAAAACGATATAACATACGCAATCCATCACGAAACTGAGTCTCCTCAAGATTTACTTCACTTCATCAAGAAAGAAATCCCTACGCTTAAACAATTAAGTATGGAGAACTTTGGCGATAAAGTACTGATGTTCGGTACGGAGCTTAAAGAAATCTCCTTATAA
- the rsmA gene encoding 16S rRNA (adenine(1518)-N(6)/adenine(1519)-N(6))-dimethyltransferase RsmA codes for METVKAKKHLGQHFLKDLNIAQKIADTLSLSGYSKVLEIGPGMGVLTQFLLKKGTEVHVIEIDKESVSYLEKNFPTLQNNIISGDFLKFNILSYFRSEPFAVIGNFPYNISSQIIFRTLELRDYIPEFSGMFQKEVAERICEKPGSKTYGILSVLTQAFYDAEYLFTVSENVFNPPPKVKSGVLRLQRKANYHLDCDEKKFFNIVKTAFNQRRKTLRNSLKQFLTNEEVKQNKIFDKRPEQLSWQEFLYITNLIESKNKG; via the coding sequence ATGGAAACGGTAAAAGCCAAAAAACATTTAGGACAACATTTCTTGAAAGACCTCAATATCGCTCAAAAAATTGCCGATACACTCTCACTTTCAGGGTATAGTAAGGTTTTGGAGATAGGTCCCGGAATGGGCGTGCTCACACAATTCCTTTTAAAGAAAGGCACCGAAGTACACGTTATCGAAATCGACAAAGAATCGGTGAGTTATCTCGAAAAAAACTTCCCGACCTTACAAAATAATATCATCAGTGGCGACTTTTTGAAGTTCAATATTCTTTCTTACTTCCGAAGTGAGCCATTTGCCGTCATAGGTAACTTTCCTTATAACATTTCTTCGCAAATTATATTCAGAACTCTCGAATTACGTGACTATATTCCCGAATTCAGTGGAATGTTTCAAAAAGAAGTGGCGGAGCGTATCTGCGAAAAGCCCGGAAGTAAAACGTATGGCATCCTATCTGTACTAACTCAAGCCTTCTATGATGCAGAATACCTCTTCACCGTGTCGGAAAACGTATTCAATCCGCCGCCTAAGGTCAAAAGTGGAGTACTTCGACTACAGCGGAAGGCAAATTATCATCTGGACTGCGACGAAAAAAAATTCTTCAACATAGTAAAAACAGCGTTCAATCAAAGAAGAAAAACGCTTCGCAACAGTTTAAAACAGTTCCTCACCAATGAAGAAGTAAAGCAGAACAAAATCTTCGATAAGCGTCCGGAACAACTCTCGTGGCAGGAATTTTTATACATCACCAATCTGATTGAGTCAAAAAATAAAGGATAA
- the mgtE gene encoding magnesium transporter: MSTFKLTDELIEQIELLINEERNKELETLLNDMHYADIAEIIHELHIKEAIYIIRLLDTEKTSDVITELDEDFRDKILENMSAKEIADELIELDTDDAVDIISELPEKRKTEVISYIEDVEHAKDIVDLLRYDDDTAGGLMAKELVKVNENWNVLKCVKEMREQAEFVKRVHSIYVVDDNDVLKGRLSLKDLLTTSTRSNIKDVYIPKVDYVYVTDTAEDVARIMAKYDLEAIPVVDEMKRLVGRITIDDVVDVIKEEAEKDYQLAAGITHDVEADDSIWKLTKARLPWLLIGMFGGLGAASIINGFQGAMERFPVLLIFIPLIQATAGNVGVQSSAIVVQGLANDSIDGEIWGRLLKEFLLGLINGLAIAAVVILVSHFAFQTSYLISLTVAVALVTVIINAAVIGTFIPIFLHKRGIDPAVATGPFITTSNDVLGILIYFSIAKIVLGF, translated from the coding sequence ATGTCAACATTTAAACTCACGGATGAACTTATTGAGCAAATCGAATTACTCATCAATGAGGAGCGAAACAAGGAATTGGAGACGCTACTCAATGATATGCACTACGCTGATATTGCAGAGATTATACACGAATTGCATATTAAAGAGGCAATTTATATTATCCGACTGCTTGATACGGAAAAGACATCAGACGTTATTACGGAGTTAGATGAAGATTTCAGAGACAAAATCCTTGAAAATATGTCCGCAAAAGAGATTGCGGATGAGTTGATAGAGCTTGATACGGACGATGCGGTGGATATTATCTCAGAACTTCCCGAAAAACGAAAGACAGAGGTTATTTCATACATCGAAGACGTAGAACACGCAAAGGATATCGTCGATTTGCTTCGGTATGATGACGATACCGCAGGGGGATTGATGGCTAAGGAGTTAGTAAAAGTCAATGAGAATTGGAATGTACTCAAATGTGTAAAGGAAATGCGCGAACAAGCTGAGTTTGTAAAGCGTGTACACTCCATTTACGTAGTTGATGATAACGATGTATTAAAAGGAAGGCTTTCACTAAAAGATTTATTAACCACTTCTACGCGTTCCAATATAAAAGACGTATATATCCCTAAGGTAGATTATGTTTATGTTACCGATACGGCAGAAGATGTTGCCCGAATAATGGCAAAATATGACTTGGAGGCTATTCCGGTAGTCGATGAGATGAAAAGATTAGTCGGACGCATCACTATCGACGACGTGGTGGACGTTATCAAAGAGGAAGCAGAAAAAGATTACCAGTTAGCAGCGGGTATCACCCACGACGTGGAGGCTGACGATAGCATTTGGAAACTTACAAAGGCACGACTGCCTTGGCTACTTATCGGAATGTTCGGCGGACTGGGAGCAGCAAGCATTATCAATGGCTTTCAAGGAGCTATGGAACGCTTTCCGGTGCTTTTAATCTTCATACCACTCATTCAGGCAACGGCAGGGAACGTTGGGGTACAGTCATCGGCTATCGTAGTACAAGGACTGGCAAATGATTCCATAGACGGCGAAATATGGGGCAGGTTGTTGAAAGAATTTCTTTTGGGTCTCATAAATGGGTTAGCTATTGCCGCAGTGGTGATTCTGGTTAGTCATTTTGCCTTCCAGACCAGCTATCTTATCAGCCTGACTGTAGCAGTTGCCTTAGTAACCGTGATAATCAATGCGGCAGTCATCGGAACTTTTATCCCTATTTTCCTGCACAAACGAGGGATTGACCCAGCTGTTGCCACAGGTCCGTTTATCACCACAAGTAATGACGTATTAGGTATCCTGATTTACTTTTCCATTGCGAAGATTGTTTTAGGTTTTTAA
- a CDS encoding CTP synthase — MAKTKYIFVTGGVSSSLGKGIIAASLAKLLQARGYRVTIQKFDPYINVDPGTLNPYEHGECFVTEDGAETDLDLGHYERFLNVHTSQANNVTTGRIYQSVIEKERRGEFLGKTVQVIPHITNEIKQRMQILGQTGDYDIVITEIGGTVGDIESLPYIESVRQLLWDLGENNGIVVHLTLVPFLAAAGELKTKPTQHSVKTLMESGIKADILVCRTEHELSDDLRYKLALFCNVKREAVIQSIDASTIYDVPNMMLLEGLDKVALKKLALPDKKEPDLTQWNAFLQRHKNPKNRIKIGLVGKYVELQDSYKSILEAFIHAGAENEVKVEVESIHSEHLDVDNIKEKLGHLDGVLVAPGFGNRGIEGKIEAIRFVRENKIPFLGICLGMQMAVIEFARNKANLLNANSTEMNPDVEYPVISLMENQKDITHKGGTMRLGAWDCKLLKNSNIYEAYGKENISERHRHRYEFNNEFKDVLEKAGMRCTGINPETGLVEVIEIQDHPWFVGVQYHPEYKSTVANPHPLFVAFVKAALKNKLEKINSK; from the coding sequence ATGGCTAAGACCAAATATATTTTCGTAACGGGAGGCGTCTCGTCTTCACTTGGAAAAGGAATCATTGCGGCTTCACTTGCCAAATTATTGCAAGCAAGGGGCTATCGTGTTACTATTCAGAAGTTTGACCCATATATTAATGTCGATCCGGGAACGCTCAACCCGTATGAACACGGCGAGTGTTTCGTTACTGAGGACGGTGCCGAAACTGACCTTGATTTAGGTCACTACGAGCGTTTTTTGAACGTACATACCTCACAAGCTAATAACGTGACTACAGGGCGTATCTATCAGAGTGTCATTGAAAAGGAACGCAGAGGAGAATTTTTAGGAAAAACCGTACAAGTCATTCCGCATATTACCAACGAAATCAAGCAACGTATGCAAATACTTGGTCAAACTGGTGATTATGACATCGTTATAACAGAAATTGGCGGAACAGTTGGTGATATTGAGTCACTTCCGTACATTGAATCGGTTCGACAATTGTTATGGGATTTGGGCGAGAATAACGGAATTGTAGTACACTTGACTTTGGTTCCGTTTTTGGCAGCCGCGGGCGAATTGAAAACAAAACCTACTCAGCACAGCGTAAAAACCTTGATGGAAAGCGGAATAAAAGCCGACATTTTGGTTTGCCGTACCGAACACGAACTTTCGGACGACTTACGTTACAAATTAGCTTTGTTCTGCAATGTAAAACGTGAAGCAGTAATCCAATCTATTGATGCTTCAACAATTTACGACGTTCCAAATATGATGCTTTTGGAAGGTTTGGATAAAGTTGCTTTGAAAAAATTGGCTCTGCCTGACAAAAAAGAACCTGATTTAACGCAGTGGAATGCTTTCTTACAACGACACAAAAATCCAAAAAACCGAATTAAAATCGGGCTTGTTGGGAAATATGTAGAATTGCAAGATTCATACAAATCAATTTTAGAAGCATTTATTCACGCAGGAGCTGAAAATGAGGTAAAAGTTGAAGTGGAAAGTATTCATTCCGAGCATTTAGATGTTGATAACATCAAAGAAAAGCTTGGACATTTAGACGGAGTTTTGGTTGCTCCAGGATTTGGAAACAGAGGTATTGAAGGAAAAATTGAGGCAATTCGTTTTGTACGTGAAAATAAAATTCCGTTTTTAGGAATTTGTTTAGGAATGCAAATGGCGGTTATTGAATTTGCTCGAAATAAAGCTAACTTACTGAATGCCAATTCCACAGAAATGAATCCTGATGTGGAATATCCGGTTATCAGCTTGATGGAAAATCAAAAAGATATCACACATAAAGGCGGAACAATGCGTCTTGGTGCTTGGGATTGCAAATTACTGAAAAACAGCAACATATATGAGGCTTACGGAAAAGAGAATATCTCTGAGCGTCATCGTCATCGTTATGAATTCAACAATGAATTTAAAGATGTTTTAGAAAAAGCTGGAATGCGTTGCACAGGAATTAATCCTGAAACGGGCTTAGTGGAAGTTATTGAAATTCAAGACCATCCTTGGTTTGTAGGTGTACAATATCACCCTGAATATAAAAGTACAGTTGCCAATCCGCACCCACTTTTCGTAGCCTTTGTGAAAGCAGCTCTAAAAAATAAACTTGAAAAAATTAATTCAAAATAA
- the yidC gene encoding membrane protein insertase YidC: MEEKKIDLKTIIGFVLIFVLLMWMMYNNRPTEQEIAQQKAEKERIEAEKAKQNNDTQAQNTTTYSSVPTDSVTLANYKSSLGAFAYSASLPSAKEEVTILENKDLKLTINNKGGQIEEVLLKEFKTYDAQPLYLIHDKNASFSINFTTTQNQNLNTKDLYFESSVSEKDGMKVVSMKLKTSENQYLEYVYALPSEGYMVDFKIHSKGLSGVLDTSRQISLDWALKSRRMEKSVTYENRYTQLTSLYEEDKVSRMSEGSNDSEENKNVRWVAFKQHLFSSILISDNAFESGKFESKNLVDDEGVDVKFTKDYNAQIALASKGNEINESLHFYFGPSDYNLLNKYDEKGNYNLTELIPLGWGIFGWLNKWLFIPLFNFLSNYFSIGLCIILMTIIVRLLLSPMVYKSYISQAKMKVLRPEITEINEKYKEPMKRQQETMDLYRKAGVNPLSGCIPALLQLPVFLALFNFFPTEFGLRQKAFLWADDLSSYDAVLELPFSIPFYGSHVSLFPILASVAILIYSIMTMSQSMQQQQPGMPNMKFLIYLSPIMMLFFFNNYASGLSLYYFISNLLTIFIMLAIKHWIIDEKKIHARIEENKKKPKQESNFQRKMREMMEQAEAQRKAQQKK, from the coding sequence ATGGAAGAAAAAAAGATTGATTTAAAAACCATTATTGGGTTTGTGCTCATTTTCGTATTGCTTATGTGGATGATGTACAATAATCGTCCTACTGAGCAAGAAATAGCTCAACAAAAGGCTGAAAAAGAGCGTATTGAAGCAGAAAAAGCAAAACAAAACAACGATACACAAGCCCAAAATACAACTACTTACAGTTCTGTACCTACGGATTCAGTAACTTTGGCAAATTATAAATCTTCATTGGGAGCTTTTGCCTACTCGGCTTCGCTTCCATCTGCTAAAGAGGAGGTTACTATACTTGAAAACAAGGACTTAAAACTGACAATCAACAATAAAGGTGGACAAATTGAAGAGGTTCTTTTGAAAGAGTTCAAAACCTATGACGCTCAGCCACTTTATTTGATTCACGACAAAAATGCATCGTTTTCAATCAATTTTACAACCACTCAAAATCAAAATCTGAATACAAAAGATTTATACTTTGAGTCTTCCGTTTCAGAAAAAGACGGAATGAAAGTAGTTTCAATGAAATTAAAAACTTCTGAAAATCAATATTTGGAGTACGTTTATGCTCTCCCTTCAGAAGGTTATATGGTTGATTTTAAAATTCATTCAAAGGGTCTTTCAGGAGTATTGGACACTTCGCGACAAATTTCGTTGGACTGGGCTTTGAAATCCAGAAGAATGGAAAAAAGTGTTACTTACGAAAATCGATACACACAGTTAACCTCTCTGTATGAAGAAGATAAAGTAAGCAGAATGAGTGAAGGGAGCAACGACAGCGAGGAAAACAAAAATGTTCGTTGGGTAGCTTTTAAACAACATTTATTCTCTTCCATCTTAATTTCAGATAATGCGTTTGAAAGTGGAAAATTCGAATCAAAAAATTTGGTCGATGACGAAGGTGTAGATGTAAAATTCACCAAAGATTACAATGCACAAATTGCTCTTGCTTCAAAAGGAAATGAAATTAACGAATCTTTGCATTTCTATTTCGGACCAAGTGATTACAACTTATTAAACAAATACGACGAAAAAGGAAATTATAACTTAACAGAATTAATTCCGCTTGGTTGGGGAATTTTCGGTTGGTTGAATAAATGGTTATTTATTCCTTTGTTCAACTTCTTATCTAATTATTTTTCAATTGGTTTGTGCATTATTTTGATGACAATTATTGTGCGTTTATTACTTTCGCCAATGGTTTACAAATCGTACATTTCGCAGGCAAAAATGAAAGTTTTAAGACCTGAAATCACGGAAATCAACGAAAAATACAAAGAACCAATGAAACGCCAACAAGAAACAATGGATTTGTACCGAAAAGCGGGCGTTAATCCTTTAAGTGGTTGTATTCCAGCACTTTTACAACTTCCTGTTTTCTTGGCTCTTTTCAACTTTTTCCCAACAGAATTTGGATTAAGACAAAAGGCTTTTCTGTGGGCAGATGACCTTTCATCCTACGATGCTGTTTTGGAACTTCCTTTCTCAATTCCTTTTTATGGAAGTCACGTGAGTTTGTTCCCAATCTTAGCTTCGGTTGCAATTTTGATTTACTCAATAATGACAATGTCACAAAGTATGCAACAGCAACAACCGGGAATGCCAAATATGAAATTCTTAATTTACCTCTCTCCTATTATGATGTTATTTTTCTTTAATAACTATGCCAGTGGATTGAGTTTATATTATTTCATATCGAATTTACTTACCATTTTCATAATGTTAGCCATCAAGCATTGGATTATTGACGAAAAGAAAATTCACGCCAGAATTGAAGAAAATAAGAAAAAACCTAAACAAGAAAGTAATTTTCAGCGTAAAATGCGTGAAATGATGGAACAAGCTGAAGCACAACGCAAAGCTCAACAGAAAAAATAA
- a CDS encoding methylmalonyl-CoA mutase family protein produces the protein MYFKDSPKTTAKQWKQRVQFELQGADYNDLLVHKSHEGIPLLPFYTSENKQFTYEVNAEPKAMISLYCSNTEQTLKRINFWLSKNVNHFFIALHFEKNNWSEFFSQLPENGVYFIDIQLLDLLFLQKINELIQNCNREIFLCNDCIHKFLKKGKWFQNQKSDLELVINNVADKNPVIFVDTTLYQNAGAGMIQQIAYGVSQAMEYFKNICNKFIINELKICFKVAVGDNFMFEISKMRAFRQVTESVFEKFGSNIKIFFITETSNRGLSILKSKYNENYVSLAYESAILGGSDFVIPKNSVIYKKNTLENEVNNIEEIQKIIQNRKAVFLNGMYSFETISCEIAKKSLLLFQNIEKSGGLLEQVKNHTLQKKIKEKAQEEQILFEKQIEEMNIDFQCFASKEEWELYPFVKQKQEKTLVEPLIEKRLWEKIEKRQLKK, from the coding sequence ATGTATTTCAAAGATTCTCCAAAAACAACCGCTAAACAGTGGAAACAACGCGTACAGTTTGAACTGCAAGGGGCTGATTATAATGATTTATTGGTTCATAAATCACACGAAGGAATTCCATTACTCCCTTTTTACACTTCTGAAAATAAGCAATTTACATATGAAGTAAATGCAGAACCAAAAGCGATGATTTCACTTTATTGTTCAAATACGGAACAAACGCTTAAGCGGATTAATTTTTGGCTTTCCAAAAACGTTAATCATTTTTTCATAGCCTTACATTTTGAAAAAAATAATTGGAGTGAATTCTTCTCGCAATTACCTGAAAATGGAGTTTATTTTATTGATATTCAGTTATTAGATTTGTTATTTCTTCAAAAGATAAACGAATTAATACAAAATTGTAATCGGGAAATTTTTCTTTGTAATGATTGTATTCATAAATTTCTCAAAAAAGGAAAATGGTTTCAAAATCAAAAATCTGATTTAGAATTAGTTATAAATAATGTTGCTGATAAAAATCCTGTGATTTTTGTAGATACGACATTGTACCAAAACGCAGGAGCAGGAATGATTCAGCAGATAGCCTATGGAGTTTCTCAAGCGATGGAATATTTTAAAAATATATGTAATAAATTTATTATCAATGAATTAAAAATATGTTTTAAAGTTGCGGTAGGAGATAATTTTATGTTTGAAATTTCAAAAATGAGGGCGTTTAGGCAGGTTACAGAAAGTGTTTTTGAAAAATTTGGTAGTAATATAAAAATTTTCTTTATTACCGAAACTTCCAACAGGGGCTTGTCAATCTTGAAATCGAAATATAATGAGAATTACGTTTCCCTTGCCTATGAGAGTGCAATTTTAGGAGGTTCAGATTTTGTGATTCCTAAAAATTCAGTGATTTATAAGAAAAATACACTTGAAAATGAGGTTAATAACATAGAAGAAATACAAAAAATTATTCAAAATAGAAAGGCAGTTTTCTTAAACGGAATGTATAGTTTCGAAACGATTTCTTGTGAAATTGCTAAAAAATCATTGCTATTATTTCAAAATATTGAAAAATCAGGTGGTTTGTTAGAGCAGGTAAAAAATCACACTCTACAGAAAAAGATAAAGGAAAAAGCCCAAGAAGAACAAATTTTATTTGAAAAACAAATAGAAGAAATGAATATTGATTTTCAGTGTTTTGCCTCAAAAGAAGAATGGGAGTTATATCCGTTTGTAAAGCAAAAGCAAGAAAAAACATTGGTGGAACCTTTGATAGAGAAGCGATTATGGGAGAAAATAGAGAAAAGGCAGTTGAAAAAATAA
- a CDS encoding TolB family protein yields MMKKRISLLGIILFAFLVSCAKESELSVGTQNLSGNLFIQFTDGVSVYNLTDNKYTEDVAKVSLTQVLQTYDVSWDTSKVLFTLDVQGFNHKRIVYRNISDPVTHQEVKTDGKNIHDFEYEWGDVRPLDAFISPNEKYIALEGQGYSDMPTIIIEADKDKEVGRCDPPAGYNDWGKPVWTADNVLYVQVGDAVYKMSPDDGYKTYQKVCSADGGGSYRVNPQGTKFVYYKDKHLWLCNIDGSNRKQITTSKTYDWASWDGEGFPTFSPDGNYIAFTSRGSRGMAWSDHDYPDGSWVGAVGGKYGYISVIPADGNLYNLDDKNSGAISLTRSGNRGIPCDGHLVWRR; encoded by the coding sequence ATGATGAAAAAAAGAATTTCATTGCTCGGAATAATATTGTTTGCTTTCTTGGTGTCTTGTGCTAAGGAAAGCGAATTAAGCGTAGGAACGCAAAATCTCAGTGGCAATTTGTTTATACAATTTACTGATGGTGTATCTGTATATAATTTAACGGATAACAAATATACGGAGGATGTAGCAAAAGTAAGTTTGACACAAGTTTTACAAACGTATGATGTGTCGTGGGATACTTCGAAGGTACTTTTTACCCTTGATGTACAGGGCTTTAATCATAAGCGTATTGTGTACAGAAATATTAGCGACCCCGTAACACATCAAGAAGTAAAAACCGACGGTAAGAATATCCACGATTTTGAGTACGAATGGGGTGATGTACGCCCCCTCGATGCATTTATTTCTCCTAACGAGAAGTACATTGCGTTAGAAGGACAAGGATATTCGGATATGCCTACGATTATCATCGAAGCGGATAAAGATAAAGAAGTAGGTCGTTGTGACCCTCCCGCAGGGTATAACGATTGGGGAAAACCCGTTTGGACAGCTGATAATGTGTTATACGTTCAGGTAGGTGATGCCGTTTACAAGATGAGTCCCGATGACGGATATAAAACGTATCAAAAGGTCTGCTCTGCCGATGGAGGAGGTTCTTATAGGGTAAATCCGCAGGGAACGAAGTTTGTCTATTATAAGGATAAACATTTGTGGCTTTGCAATATTGACGGTAGCAATCGCAAACAAATCACGACCAGCAAAACCTACGATTGGGCAAGCTGGGACGGCGAAGGATTTCCTACATTCTCCCCTGACGGAAATTACATTGCTTTTACTTCACGAGGTTCACGCGGTATGGCGTGGAGCGACCACGATTATCCTGATGGCTCTTGGGTGGGTGCTGTGGGAGGTAAATATGGTTATATATCAGTAATTCCCGCCGACGGAAACCTTTACAATCTTGATGATAAAAATAGCGGTGCCATATCACTAACCAGAAGCGGAAATAGAGGAATTCCTTGCGACGGACACTTAGTTTGGAGGAGATAA
- a CDS encoding lipocalin-like domain-containing protein: MRRILFFMGAVLLFTACGKDDGKESVDTSELLGMWQLESLINDGQPKALNNCERQWKQEFRENNQLTFYHFDVQNDGSCKSEVATYTYQVSGNQITFSNEKGKMVNTFSVKEGKLTMVTPASQSRTGKEEIATYTKITANNNADSDPIIGNWKIRVIQDASATVEVTNKPCVKDTYLQADATSILFKLYLPDPKTNECQSGQEQYQWFRQGDTYYFNQNGQQFKLPIELRDNNQTLMLDYPTQSGNIKFYFTRG; the protein is encoded by the coding sequence ATGAGAAGAATTTTATTTTTTATGGGAGCGGTATTGTTGTTTACTGCTTGTGGAAAAGACGACGGAAAAGAAAGTGTGGATACCTCTGAACTTCTGGGAATGTGGCAATTGGAATCGCTTATAAATGACGGACAACCGAAGGCATTAAACAATTGTGAGCGTCAATGGAAGCAGGAATTCCGTGAAAATAACCAATTGACGTTCTATCATTTCGATGTACAAAACGACGGAAGTTGTAAATCGGAAGTTGCAACATACACATATCAAGTATCAGGAAATCAGATTACATTTAGCAACGAAAAAGGCAAGATGGTCAATACGTTTTCTGTTAAAGAAGGCAAACTGACGATGGTTACTCCTGCAAGCCAAAGCAGAACAGGAAAAGAGGAAATAGCTACCTACACAAAAATTACAGCAAATAACAATGCGGATTCTGACCCAATCATAGGTAATTGGAAGATTCGTGTTATTCAAGATGCATCGGCAACGGTTGAGGTAACCAATAAACCTTGTGTAAAAGATACTTATTTGCAAGCAGATGCTACCTCCATTTTGTTTAAACTATATCTTCCTGACCCAAAAACGAACGAATGCCAGTCGGGGCAAGAACAATATCAATGGTTTAGACAAGGAGATACTTATTATTTTAATCAAAATGGTCAGCAATTTAAACTTCCTATTGAGTTGAGAGATAATAATCAAACTTTAATGTTGGATTATCCTACCCAATCAGGTAATATTAAATTTTATTTTACGCGAGGCTAA